From a single Miscanthus floridulus cultivar M001 chromosome 8, ASM1932011v1, whole genome shotgun sequence genomic region:
- the LOC136477613 gene encoding flavonoid 3'-monooxygenase CYP75B3-like → MDVPLPLLLGSLAVSVVVWCVLLRRGAHGKGKRPLPPGPRGWPVLGNLPQVGSHPHHTMCALARKYGPLFRLRFGSAEVVVAASARVAAQFLRAQDANFSNRPPNSGAEHVAYNYQDLAFAPYGSRWRALRKLCALHLFSAKALDDLRGVREGEVALMVRELARHQHAPVVLGQVANVCATNTLSRATVGRRVFAVDGGEEAREFKDMVVELMQLAGVFNVGDFVPALAWLDPQGVVGKMKRLHRRYDDMMNGIIRERKAAGEGKDLLSVLLARMREQQPIADGEDSRINETHIKALLLNLFTAGTDTTSSTVEWALAELIRHPDMLKKAQQELDAVVGRDRLVSESDLPRLTYLTAVIKETFRLHPSTPLSLPRVAAEECEVDGFRIPAGTTLLVNVWAIARDPEAWPEPLQFRPDRFLPGGSHAGVDVKGSDFELIPFGAGRRICAGLSWGLRMVTLMTATLVHALDWDLADGMTADKLDMEEAYGLTLQRAVPLMVRPAPRLLPSAYAAE, encoded by the exons ATGGacgtgccgctgccgctgctgctgggcTCCCTGGCCGTGTCCGTCGTGGTATGGTGCGTCCTGCTCCGCCGCGGTGCGCACGGGAAGGGGAAGCGGCCGCTGCCGCCCGGTCCCCGGGGCTGGCCGGTGCTGGGCAACCTGCCGCAGGTGGGCTCTCATCCGCACCACACCATGTGCGCGCTGGCACGGAAGTACGGCCCACTGTTCCGGCTGCGCTTCGGCAGCGCCGAGGTGGTGGTGGCCGCGTCGGCGCGGGTGGCGGCGCAGTTCCTGCGCGCCCAGGATGCCAACTTCAGCAACCGCCCTCCAAACTCCGGAGCCGAGCACGTGGCGTACAACTACCAGGATCTGGCGTTCGCGCCCTACGGCTCCCGGTGGCGCGCGCTGCGGAAGCTGTGCGCGCTCCACCTCTTCTCCGCCAAGGCCCTGGACGACCTGCGCGGCGTCAGGGAGGGCGAGGTGGCGCTCATGGTGAGGGAGCTCGCCCGGCACCAGCACGCCCCCGTGGTGCTGGGCCAGGTGGCCAACGTCTGTGCGACCAACACGCTGTCCCGGGCGACGGTGGGGCGGCGCGTGTTCGCGGTCGACGGAGGGGAGGAAGCCAGGGAGTTCAAGGATATGGTGGTGGAGCTGATGCAGCTCGCCGGGGTCTTCAACGTCGGCGACTTCGTTCCGGCGCTGGCGTGGCTCGACCCGCAGGGCGTGGTCGGCAAGATGAAGCGGCTGCACCGCAGGTACGACGACATGATGAACGGGATCATCAGGGAGCGGAAGGCCGCCGGGGAAGGCAAGGACCTGCTCAGCGTGCTGCTGGCCAGGATGCGGGAGCAGCAGCCGATCGCTGACGGTGAGGACAGCAGGATCAACGAGACTCACATCAAAGCACTCCTCCTC AACCTCTTCACGGCGGGGACGGACACCACGTCCAGCACGGTGGAGTGGGCGCTGGCCGAGCTGATCCGGCACCcggacatgctcaagaaggcCCAGCAGGAGCTGGACGCCGTCGTCGGCCGCGACCGCCTGGTGTCCGAGTCGGACCTCCCGCGCCTCACGTACCTGACGGCGGTGATCAAGGAGACGTTCCGGCTGCACCCGTCCACGCCGCTGTCGCTGCCCCGCGTGGCCGCCGAGGAGTGCGAGGTGGACGGGTTCCGCATCCCCGCGGGCACCACGCTGCTGGTGAACGTGTGGGCGATCGCCCGCGACCCGGAGGCGTGGCCCGAGCCGCTCCAGTTCCGCCCCGACCGCTTCCTGCCGGGCGGCTCGCACGCGGGCGTCGACGTCAAAGGGAGCGACTTCGAGCTCATCCCGTTCGGCGCCGGCCGGAGGATCTGCGCGGGCCTCAGCTGGGGCCTGCGCATGGTCACGCTCATGACAGCCACGCTCGTGCACGCCCTGGACTGGGACCTCGCCGACGGCATGACCGCGGACAAGCTGGACATGGAGGAGGCGTACGGGCTCACCCTGCAGCGCGCCGTGCCGTTGATGGTCCGCCCAGCACCCAGGCTGCTGCCGTCTGCCTACGCAGCGGAGTAG